The Salvia miltiorrhiza cultivar Shanhuang (shh) chromosome 1, IMPLAD_Smil_shh, whole genome shotgun sequence genome has a window encoding:
- the LOC131005324 gene encoding uncharacterized protein LOC131005324: MATTALPMYIVMNVPKAATNTYLYRKDDDGSVVDGEDSMFSPLVKIGVQQAAVNTKYVHLLFCYSNRYWQKSYDNNTIVAVSTKPEEDTTKPSCTLFEPTLQADTLYLTHVQTGWRVMMNNSTKGFYVDPNSVGAPLGFVDWDTLVKLPEHLAFKGDNGKYLKAFYTENHNYFQFSSDDPNDGLCGLVVSLMNDGYVRINSDFWSKFWRRSPNWIWADSTDVTANNKDTLFWPVKIDDTTIGLRNAGNNNFCKRLTTEGKTSCLNAGVSNLTTEARLQVQELVMNRKIYNVVYRMEDARIYGETPFVAGTSVVTNNGDQVASNTVMISYENSITYSFQNSVSITAGVKNTITAGVPEIAQASIEISFDINTSMEWGESKTKTTTVTATGSIAVPPMSVSTVSYVGTMGICNIPFSYTQQDTKSTDGSITYTNQIDGVYTGVNAYNFNFVIEKSQPFV; encoded by the exons ATGGCAACTACCGCGCTTCCGATGTACATAGTAATGAATGTACCAAAAGCTGCTACAAACACTTATCTATACCGCAAGGACGACGATGGGTCCGTAGTTGACGGAGAAGACAGCATGTTTAGCCCGCTCGTGAAGATCGGAGTCCAGCAAGCTGCAGTCAACACCAAATACGTCCACCTACTATTCTGTTACAGCAACAGATACTGGCAGAAGAGCTACGACAACAACACCATCGTTGCCGTATCCACCAAGCCCGAAGAGGACACGACGAAGCCGTCGTGCACGCTCTTCGAGCCAACTCTGCAGGCGGACACGCTCTACTTGACCCACGTTCAGACCGGCTGGCGCGTCATGATGAACAACTCCACCAAGGGTTTCTACGTCGACCCAAACAGCGTCGGCGCGCCGCTAGGGTTTGTGGATTGGGACACGTTGGTGAAACTGCCTGAGCACTTGGCGTTCAAGGGAGATAATGGCAAGTACCTCAAGGCATTTTACACCGAAAATCACAACTACTTCCAGTTCAGCTCCGACGATCCCAACGACGGCTTATGCGGCCTGGTGGTCTCGCTGATGAACGACGGCTACGTCCGGATAAATTCCGACTTCTGGAGCAAGTTCTGGCGACGGAGCCCTAACTGGATATGGGCCGACTCCACCGACGTCACGGCCAACAACAAGGACACTCTCTTCTGGCCCGTCAAGATCGACGACACCACCATTGGGCTCCGGAACGCCGGCAACAACAACTTCTGCAAGCGCCTAACCACGGAGGGGAAGACGAGTTGCCTCAACGCGGGGGTCTCCAACCTGACCACCGAAGCGAGGTTGCAGGTGCAG GAGCTGGTGATGAATCGGAAGATCTACAACGTGGTTTACCGAATGGAGGACGCGAGGATATATGGCGAGACACCGTTTGTGGCCGGCACCTCCGTCGTCACCAATAACGGGGACCAGGTGGCCTCCAACACCGTCATGATTTCCTATGAAAACAGCATAACTTACTCTTTCCAAAACAGCGTGTCGATAACGGCGGGGGTCAAAAACACCATCACGGCTGGCGTGCCCGAGATCGCGCAGGCTAGCATTGAGATCAGTTTTGATATCAACACGTCGATGGAGTGGGGCGAGAGCAAGACAAAAACAACGACTGTCACGGCGACGGGCTCAATTGCTGTGCCGCCAATGAGTGTATCTACCGTCAGTTATGTGGGGACGATGGGCATCTGCAATATCCCCTTCTCCTACACTCAGCAGGACACCAAATCCACTGACGGATCAATCACTTATACTAATCAGATCGATGGTGTTTACACTGGCGTCAATGCTTACAACTTCAACTTCGTCATCGAGAAATCTCAGCCTTTCGTCTGA